Proteins encoded by one window of Methanothermobacter sp. K4:
- the comC gene encoding L-sulfolactate dehydrogenase — protein sequence MRISAEEEVRIIKEILNTMDVPEEVSDVVADVTLDADLKGFSSHGIGRFPQYVEELRCGTIKPHGDITIERETPSTALINGNHMFGHFVACRAMELAIEKARDTGVGLVGVHDSNHFGVAGYYSDMAVMNDMIGVVIANTEPAVAPIGGKIPILGTNPLAIGIPSNRHYVSVDMATSASARGKLLEAARKGERIPENIALDADGNPTTDPELALKGSILPFGGHKGYALSFMIEILAGPLVGAAFGAAVQGTANPREMCTKGDLMMAIDPSKMVDLQEFKSSVDEFIEEVKSSGEVLIPGDIEAMNIKRGREEGIEVDEKLLERLNEISDELGLDLQIKGL from the coding sequence ATGAGGATAAGTGCTGAAGAGGAAGTTAGAATCATAAAGGAAATACTCAACACCATGGATGTTCCAGAAGAGGTTTCAGATGTGGTGGCTGATGTTACGCTGGACGCTGACCTGAAGGGTTTCAGTTCACATGGAATCGGCCGTTTCCCCCAGTACGTTGAGGAGCTGCGCTGCGGGACAATAAAGCCCCACGGTGATATAACCATTGAAAGGGAAACCCCTTCAACGGCCCTGATAAACGGTAACCACATGTTCGGACACTTTGTTGCCTGCAGGGCAATGGAACTTGCAATTGAAAAGGCCAGGGATACCGGTGTCGGGCTTGTTGGTGTCCATGACTCCAACCACTTCGGTGTCGCCGGATACTACTCAGACATGGCGGTCATGAACGACATGATAGGGGTTGTGATAGCAAACACGGAGCCCGCCGTGGCACCCATAGGTGGCAAAATACCAATACTGGGAACAAACCCCCTTGCCATAGGAATCCCATCAAACAGGCACTATGTCTCGGTTGACATGGCAACCTCAGCATCTGCCAGGGGCAAACTCCTGGAGGCCGCCAGGAAGGGTGAGAGGATACCCGAAAACATAGCCCTGGACGCCGATGGAAACCCCACAACTGACCCTGAACTTGCCCTTAAGGGATCCATACTCCCCTTCGGTGGGCATAAGGGTTATGCGCTTTCATTCATGATAGAGATCCTGGCAGGTCCCCTTGTGGGGGCGGCCTTTGGGGCTGCGGTGCAGGGAACCGCAAACCCCCGGGAGATGTGCACCAAGGGTGACCTCATGATGGCCATAGACCCCTCAAAGATGGTCGACCTCCAGGAATTCAAATCCAGCGTTGATGAATTCATCGAGGAGGTTAAATCATCCGGTGAAGTCCTCATACCCGGTGACATCGAGGCCATGAACATAAAAAGGGGGCGTGAAGAGGGAATAGAAGTGGATGAAAAACTCCTTGAAAGGCTGAATGAAATATCAGATGAACTTGGA
- a CDS encoding DUF2120 domain-containing protein: protein MKLHRIAGEIMGYFEAFEGSRPALDSKEILIVRGMSRKRMNIEDMGRELDGLIEKLGAEELELISEEGTALIGVMDEQIRSCVEVGTETDLGGIHRLKEALEEMNFSVDYRLCITEDTGLFVVLYRDRSGVGPCFVEVVVSDISD, encoded by the coding sequence ATGAAACTGCACAGGATAGCCGGGGAGATCATGGGTTACTTTGAAGCTTTTGAGGGCTCAAGACCAGCCCTTGACTCAAAGGAGATACTCATAGTAAGGGGCATGTCAAGAAAGAGGATGAACATTGAGGACATGGGTAGGGAACTTGATGGGCTTATAGAGAAGCTGGGTGCAGAGGAACTGGAGCTCATATCCGAGGAGGGCACAGCCCTAATTGGTGTTATGGATGAGCAGATAAGGTCATGTGTTGAGGTCGGGACAGAAACCGATCTTGGAGGTATACACAGACTCAAGGAGGCCCTTGAGGAGATGAACTTCAGCGTGGATTACAGGCTCTGCATAACAGAGGATACAGGGCTCTTTGTTGTTCTCTACAGGGACCGAAGTGGTGTGGGACCCTGCTTTGTTGAGGTTGTTGTCTCTGATATTTCAGATTAA
- a CDS encoding DUF2100 domain-containing protein encodes MEKIRFEQAEKLIRKSCSNIRRESRFRDPQDGVIDTRKFQEAMMELIEAEDHIYLSLPSHELTGDDAYDFCRSLMAAREAIDSILADFGVIEREDPSEMIKEASKGKLIIVNNSSIKKLLVKAGVEPGNILVAGVPLSVDDMKKINPRIPDGALKGIKKKIEHLKNDIERKLEGLEDILVIGEPDKSTRLLASRAEELYGAGMRLDENIRDLSPEEILKLLS; translated from the coding sequence ATGGAAAAAATCAGATTTGAACAGGCAGAGAAGCTTATAAGAAAATCATGCTCGAATATCAGAAGGGAATCCAGGTTCAGGGACCCCCAGGATGGTGTCATAGACACCAGAAAATTTCAGGAGGCCATGATGGAACTCATTGAAGCCGAGGACCATATATACCTGAGCCTGCCATCCCATGAGCTCACCGGGGATGATGCATACGATTTCTGCCGGAGTCTCATGGCTGCGAGGGAGGCCATTGACAGCATTCTTGCAGACTTCGGTGTCATTGAACGTGAGGATCCATCTGAAATGATAAAGGAAGCTTCGAAGGGGAAACTGATCATCGTGAACAATTCCTCAATCAAAAAGCTCCTTGTTAAGGCCGGTGTTGAGCCGGGGAATATTCTGGTTGCAGGTGTACCCCTCTCAGTGGATGATATGAAGAAGATAAACCCCAGGATCCCTGATGGTGCCCTTAAGGGTATAAAGAAGAAGATAGAACACCTTAAGAATGACATTGAAAGGAAGCTTGAAGGCCTTGAGGACATCCTAGTTATCGGGGAGCCTGATAAAAGCACCAGACTACTCGCATCAAGGGCTGAAGAACTTTATGGTGCCGGTATGAGGCTGGATGAGAATATCAGGGACCTCAGCCCTGAAGAGATACTGAAGCTCCTCTCATAG
- the purM gene encoding phosphoribosylformylglycinamidine cyclo-ligase: MVTYSESGVDIDLEELTVSRLTSRLKDTLRYCDVVSGAGHFAALVRMGDVAIAMSTDGVGSKILVAEMMNRYDTVGIDCIAMVVNDILCVGARPAALVDYLAVEEPDPDVADEIGKGLARGAEIAQVAIIGGETASLPGIIRNLDLAATGIGFVDVDSIITGENVREGDAVIGLESSGIHSNGLSLARKVFFDELKLSVDDEMPGSSKTVGEELLEPTRIYVDPVMRLLESGVSVHGLAHITGGGFGNLKRLNRDAGYHLDSLPEPQEIFRTIHGAGVDITEMYRVFNMGVGFCAVVSQGDLDDALDVLDDGAHHIGNVTPRKAEVALKTYTGESIKL; encoded by the coding sequence ATGGTAACCTATTCAGAATCCGGCGTGGACATAGACCTGGAGGAGCTGACCGTATCACGTTTAACCTCCCGGCTTAAGGACACACTCAGATACTGCGACGTTGTAAGCGGGGCCGGCCACTTCGCGGCCCTGGTCAGGATGGGTGATGTGGCCATAGCCATGAGTACCGACGGTGTCGGTAGCAAGATACTGGTCGCTGAGATGATGAACCGATACGACACCGTGGGAATTGACTGCATCGCAATGGTGGTCAACGATATACTCTGTGTGGGCGCAAGGCCAGCCGCACTCGTGGACTACCTTGCCGTTGAAGAACCCGACCCTGACGTTGCAGATGAGATAGGTAAGGGCCTTGCAAGGGGTGCTGAAATCGCACAGGTGGCCATAATAGGTGGTGAAACAGCATCACTTCCAGGTATAATCAGAAACCTTGACCTTGCAGCCACGGGGATCGGTTTCGTGGATGTGGACAGCATAATAACCGGGGAGAACGTGAGGGAGGGTGACGCTGTTATAGGCCTTGAAAGCAGCGGTATACACAGTAACGGCCTGAGCCTTGCCCGGAAGGTGTTCTTTGATGAACTGAAGCTATCAGTGGACGATGAAATGCCAGGCTCCAGTAAAACCGTGGGTGAGGAACTCCTTGAACCCACAAGGATTTACGTGGATCCCGTAATGAGGCTGCTTGAGTCAGGGGTGAGTGTCCATGGGCTTGCCCACATAACAGGAGGGGGCTTCGGAAACCTCAAGAGGCTCAACAGGGACGCCGGATACCATCTTGATTCCCTGCCAGAACCACAGGAGATATTCAGGACCATCCACGGAGCAGGAGTTGATATAACAGAGATGTACCGGGTTTTCAATATGGGTGTGGGTTTCTGTGCTGTTGTCAGCCAGGGGGACCTTGACGACGCCCTTGATGTCCTTGATGACGGCGCCCACCATATCGGTAACGTGACACCCAGGAAAGCTGAGGTTGCCCTTAAAACTTACACCGGTGAATCAATAAAACTTTAG
- a CDS encoding beta-CASP ribonuclease aCPSF1, which translates to MVSEMLEEIKRTIMQRLPERVQVAKVEFEGPEVVIYTKNPEIITENGNLIRDIAKDIRKRIIIRSDRSVLMDPEETIRRIHEIVPDEAKITNISFDDVTCEVIIEARKPGLVIGKYGSTSREIVKNTGWAPKILRTPPISSEIIERIRRTLRKNSKERKKILQQLGNRIHQKPKYENDWARLTAMGGFREVGRSCLYLQTPNSRVLLDCGVNVAGGDDRNSYPYLNVPEFTLDSLDAVIITHAHLDHSGFLPYLYHYGYDGPVYCTAPTRDLMTLLQLDHIDIAHREDEPLPFNVKHVKKSVKHTITLDYGEVTDIAPDIRLTLHNAGHILGSAMAHLHIGDGQHNMVYTGDFKYEQSRLLEPAASRFPRIETLVMESTYGGHEDVQPPRTRAEKELVKTIYSTLKRGGKILIPVFAVGRAQELMIVLEEYIRTGIIDEVPVYIDGMIWEANAIHTARPEYLSKDLRDQIFHMGHNPFISEIFHKVNGMDERREIVEGEPSIILSTSGMLTGGNSLEYFKWLCEDPKNSLVFVGYQAEGSLGRRIQKGWKEIPLKDEEDKMRVYNVKMNIKTIEGFSGHSDRRQLMEYVKRISPKPEKILLCHGDNYKTLDLASSIYRTYRIETKTPLNLETVRIQ; encoded by the coding sequence ATGGTTTCAGAGATGCTTGAAGAAATCAAAAGGACAATAATGCAGAGACTTCCTGAGAGGGTCCAGGTTGCAAAGGTGGAATTTGAGGGACCCGAGGTCGTCATTTACACCAAGAACCCCGAGATAATAACCGAGAACGGTAACCTCATAAGGGACATTGCAAAGGACATACGCAAGAGGATAATAATAAGGTCCGACCGGTCGGTCCTCATGGACCCTGAGGAGACCATAAGGAGGATCCATGAGATAGTACCCGATGAGGCGAAGATAACCAACATATCCTTTGACGATGTCACCTGCGAGGTCATCATCGAGGCAAGAAAACCAGGGCTCGTCATAGGTAAGTACGGGTCAACATCCAGGGAGATAGTTAAGAACACTGGATGGGCCCCCAAGATACTGAGAACCCCACCAATATCCTCTGAGATAATAGAAAGGATACGCAGAACCCTCAGGAAAAACAGTAAGGAAAGAAAGAAGATTCTGCAGCAGCTTGGAAATAGAATACACCAGAAACCAAAATATGAGAACGACTGGGCCCGCCTTACAGCCATGGGTGGCTTCAGGGAAGTGGGGAGATCCTGCCTCTACCTCCAGACCCCCAACAGCCGGGTACTCCTTGACTGTGGTGTGAACGTTGCCGGCGGGGATGACAGAAACTCCTACCCCTACCTCAATGTTCCTGAATTCACACTGGACAGCCTTGACGCGGTAATAATAACCCATGCACACCTTGACCATTCAGGATTCCTGCCCTATCTCTACCATTACGGATACGATGGGCCCGTGTACTGCACAGCCCCAACCAGGGACCTCATGACGCTCCTGCAGCTTGACCACATAGACATAGCCCACAGGGAGGATGAACCCCTTCCATTCAACGTTAAACACGTGAAGAAGAGCGTCAAACATACCATAACCCTGGATTACGGTGAGGTGACCGACATCGCACCTGATATACGGCTGACACTCCACAATGCAGGTCACATCCTGGGATCAGCAATGGCCCACCTCCACATAGGCGACGGCCAGCACAACATGGTCTACACCGGGGACTTCAAGTATGAACAGAGCAGACTCCTTGAACCAGCAGCCAGCAGGTTCCCGCGAATCGAAACCCTTGTGATGGAGAGCACCTATGGGGGACACGAGGACGTGCAGCCGCCAAGGACACGGGCAGAGAAGGAACTTGTGAAAACAATCTACTCCACCCTTAAGAGGGGTGGTAAGATACTCATACCTGTATTTGCGGTTGGAAGGGCTCAGGAACTTATGATAGTCCTTGAGGAGTACATAAGGACCGGTATAATAGATGAGGTTCCGGTATACATAGACGGTATGATCTGGGAGGCCAACGCCATCCACACGGCAAGACCCGAGTACCTCAGCAAGGACCTCCGGGACCAGATATTCCACATGGGCCACAACCCCTTCATCTCAGAGATCTTCCATAAGGTCAATGGTATGGATGAGCGCAGGGAGATCGTTGAGGGAGAGCCCTCAATAATCCTTTCAACATCCGGTATGCTTACAGGCGGGAACTCCCTGGAGTACTTCAAGTGGCTCTGCGAGGACCCAAAGAATTCCCTGGTATTTGTGGGTTACCAGGCCGAGGGCTCCCTTGGTAGGAGGATCCAGAAGGGGTGGAAGGAAATCCCCCTCAAGGATGAGGAGGACAAGATGCGGGTATACAATGTGAAGATGAACATAAAGACCATTGAGGGTTTCAGCGGTCACTCAGACAGAAGACAGCTCATGGAATACGTGAAGAGAATCTCACCCAAGCCTGAGAAGATACTCCTCTGTCATGGTGATAACTACAAGACCCTTGACCTTGCATCCAGCATCTACAGGACTTACCGCATCGAAACAAAAACGCCGCTGAACCTTGAAACGGTGCGTATACAGTGA
- the mptA gene encoding GTP cyclohydrolase MptA, whose product MGLVCFPDTQDKIPSIPVHLTRVGVTGVKKLLKIEREGRRPIILLPTFDAFVDLPSKQRGIHMSRNPEAISDVLEEVVENNALELESLCAEIVNELLKKHRYARRAEVSMKSDFMFMKKSPVTGKKSQEMTKIMADAIGYRDDEGIVIRKMIGAEVVGMTVCPCAQESVKETSRQKLLEFLDPETAERVLECVSFASHNQRGRGMIMIEVPEDQTIRAENLINIIEDSMSSPVYELLKRPDENAVVVGAHENPMFVEDCVRNMVHRIVSEYPHLPDDTIVTVRQINEESIHRHNAFAEKVATMGELRYEIEELNGSEE is encoded by the coding sequence TTGGGTTTAGTTTGTTTTCCAGATACACAGGACAAGATTCCTAGCATCCCCGTTCACCTTACAAGGGTGGGTGTTACAGGTGTTAAGAAGCTTCTGAAGATAGAAAGAGAGGGTAGAAGACCCATAATACTTCTTCCAACATTCGATGCCTTTGTAGATCTCCCGAGCAAACAGAGGGGGATCCACATGTCAAGGAACCCCGAGGCCATAAGTGACGTCCTCGAGGAGGTTGTTGAGAACAACGCTCTTGAACTGGAATCTCTCTGCGCAGAGATAGTCAATGAACTCCTCAAAAAGCACAGGTACGCCCGCAGAGCCGAGGTGAGCATGAAGAGCGACTTCATGTTCATGAAAAAATCCCCTGTCACCGGTAAGAAGAGTCAGGAGATGACAAAGATCATGGCAGACGCCATCGGGTACAGGGACGATGAAGGTATAGTTATACGCAAGATGATAGGGGCAGAGGTGGTGGGGATGACCGTGTGCCCCTGTGCACAGGAATCAGTTAAGGAAACATCCCGCCAGAAGCTCCTGGAATTTCTGGATCCCGAAACAGCTGAAAGGGTTCTTGAATGTGTATCCTTCGCCTCCCACAACCAGAGGGGGCGCGGCATGATAATGATAGAGGTCCCTGAGGACCAGACAATAAGGGCTGAGAACCTCATAAACATAATAGAGGACTCCATGAGTTCACCTGTCTATGAACTCCTGAAGAGGCCAGATGAAAATGCCGTTGTTGTGGGTGCCCATGAGAATCCCATGTTCGTTGAGGACTGCGTTCGTAACATGGTGCACAGGATAGTCAGTGAGTACCCCCACCTCCCCGACGACACAATAGTCACCGTAAGGCAGATAAACGAGGAGAGCATACACAGACACAACGCCTTCGCTGAGAAGGTTGCAACAATGGGGGAACTCAGATACGAGATAGAGGAACTTAACGGATCAGAGGAGTGA
- the psmB gene encoding archaeal proteasome endopeptidase complex subunit beta, protein MKDEKTLKGTTTVGITCKDGVVFATERRASMGNLIAHKATDKIFKIDEHIAATIAGSVADAQSLMKYLKAEAALYRMRNSERISIEAAAALAANILHSSRFYPFIVQTLLGGVDETGAKIYSLDPSGGMIPDKFVSTGSGSPVAYGVLEDRYTDELYVDEAVDIAIRAIKSAMERDTYSGNGILVATVTEDEGFRMLSQEEIKKRIEDLN, encoded by the coding sequence ATGAAAGATGAAAAAACGCTGAAAGGCACCACAACTGTTGGCATAACATGCAAAGATGGAGTTGTTTTTGCCACAGAGAGAAGGGCCAGTATGGGTAACCTCATAGCCCACAAGGCCACAGACAAGATCTTTAAAATAGATGAACACATAGCAGCCACAATCGCGGGCTCAGTTGCAGATGCACAGAGCCTCATGAAATACCTCAAGGCAGAGGCCGCCCTTTACCGCATGAGAAACTCAGAAAGAATAAGCATAGAAGCTGCAGCTGCACTTGCAGCCAACATACTTCACTCATCACGTTTCTACCCATTCATTGTCCAGACACTCCTCGGTGGTGTTGATGAAACAGGTGCGAAGATATACTCCCTTGACCCCTCAGGGGGGATGATACCCGACAAATTTGTATCAACAGGTTCAGGTTCACCTGTGGCCTACGGTGTGCTCGAGGACAGGTACACCGATGAACTCTATGTTGATGAGGCGGTTGACATCGCCATAAGGGCCATAAAGTCAGCCATGGAGAGGGACACCTATTCAGGCAACGGCATCCTTGTGGCGACTGTCACAGAGGATGAGGGCTTCAGGATGCTCAGCCAAGAGGAAATCAAGAAAAGGATTGAAGACCTCAACTGA
- a CDS encoding formate--phosphoribosylaminoimidazolecarboxamide ligase, which produces MSKVNRDEILSILDGYSREDITVATLGSHTSLHILNGAKQEGFRTAVVCEKGREVPYQRFRVADEFIIVDKFSDIVNEDVQDRLRSMNSIIVPHGSFVAYAGLDHIENDFYVPMFGNRDILRWESERDLERKLMKEAGIRIPLKYTDPAEIDRPVMVKFPGARGGRGYFVASSTEEFNDKIDSMIERGWITEDDVDDAHIEEYVSGTNFCIHYFYSIMNDEVELMGMDSRFESNTDGLVRIPARDQLEIKLDPSYVITGNHPVAMRESLLPQAFDMGDRMVEAASKIVPPGMNGPFCLQTMCTDNLEIVTFEMSARTDGGTNTFMHGSTYSYLLHGEGMSMGRRVAREIKVASETDRLAEIIT; this is translated from the coding sequence ATGAGTAAGGTAAACCGTGATGAGATACTCAGCATCCTTGATGGATACAGCAGGGAAGACATAACAGTTGCAACCCTTGGCAGCCACACATCACTTCACATACTAAACGGTGCAAAACAGGAGGGTTTCAGAACCGCCGTGGTATGTGAAAAGGGCCGGGAGGTACCATACCAGCGGTTCAGGGTTGCAGATGAATTCATAATTGTTGATAAATTCAGTGACATTGTAAATGAAGATGTTCAGGACAGATTAAGATCCATGAACAGTATAATAGTCCCCCACGGATCATTCGTGGCCTATGCAGGCCTTGACCACATAGAAAACGACTTCTATGTTCCCATGTTCGGTAACAGGGATATCCTGAGATGGGAATCCGAACGCGACCTTGAGAGGAAGCTCATGAAGGAGGCTGGTATAAGGATACCCCTCAAGTACACTGACCCCGCTGAGATAGACAGGCCGGTGATGGTAAAGTTCCCAGGGGCCAGGGGCGGCCGGGGATACTTTGTGGCGTCCAGTACAGAGGAGTTCAATGATAAGATCGATTCAATGATTGAGAGGGGATGGATAACCGAGGACGATGTTGATGATGCCCACATTGAAGAGTATGTATCAGGTACAAACTTCTGTATCCACTACTTCTACTCAATCATGAACGATGAAGTGGAGCTCATGGGTATGGACAGCCGCTTCGAGTCAAACACCGACGGCCTTGTGAGGATCCCTGCAAGGGACCAGCTTGAGATAAAACTGGACCCATCATATGTTATAACAGGTAACCATCCCGTTGCAATGAGGGAATCACTGCTTCCACAAGCATTTGATATGGGCGACCGTATGGTTGAGGCGGCCAGTAAGATCGTGCCCCCTGGTATGAACGGTCCATTCTGCCTTCAGACCATGTGCACAGATAACCTCGAAATCGTTACATTCGAGATGAGTGCGCGTACAGATGGGGGAACAAATACCTTCATGCATGGATCCACCTACAGTTACCTCCTCCATGGAGAGGGGATGAGCATGGGGCGCCGTGTTGCAAGGGAGATAAAGGTGGCATCAGAGACAGACCGCCTAGCTGAAATCATAACATAG
- a CDS encoding DUF429 domain-containing protein — MSFAGVDLAASDRNETGVAIINEGRVKVFSVFSFDEIIDAVKSADTVAVDAPLSLPRGRCCLRNDCSCSRHGHFRRADLEIRRYGSVLPLTWRGMRELTMRGIRIREALASHGVDVIETHPRTAERMMKNAELQMELDSHASAMSIHQRDALTAALVALLYSEGNFTELGDPSEGTIILPKVEEPQSKNSSRNQP; from the coding sequence GTGTCTTTTGCAGGCGTTGATCTGGCGGCATCTGATAGGAATGAGACAGGCGTGGCCATAATAAATGAGGGGAGAGTGAAGGTGTTCAGTGTGTTCTCATTTGATGAGATAATTGATGCAGTGAAATCCGCTGATACAGTGGCGGTTGACGCACCACTCTCACTTCCCAGAGGGCGCTGCTGCCTCAGGAATGACTGCAGCTGCAGCCGTCATGGCCACTTCAGAAGGGCGGACCTTGAGATCAGGAGGTATGGCAGTGTTCTGCCATTAACCTGGAGGGGGATGCGGGAGCTCACCATGAGGGGTATCAGGATAAGGGAGGCACTTGCGTCCCATGGAGTGGATGTTATTGAGACACACCCAAGGACAGCAGAGAGGATGATGAAAAATGCAGAGCTGCAGATGGAACTGGACTCTCATGCATCCGCCATGAGCATACACCAGAGGGACGCCCTTACAGCTGCACTGGTCGCCCTCCTCTATTCAGAGGGAAATTTCACTGAACTCGGGGATCCATCTGAGGGGACCATAATACTCCCAAAGGTTGAAGAACCACAATCTAAAAACAGTTCGAGAAACCAGCCTTGA
- a CDS encoding class I SAM-dependent methyltransferase family protein: MKWVRIGDIIVLNRDVEDPERFLEIPGVRGVLLVEEISGPMRKPRVRVLAGECTETIHRENGCLFRIDPSRVMWSRGNINERARIPGVVEDGETVVDMFAGIGYFSIPVAVHSTPGRVHSIEINPDSFEFLKSNIELNRVEGVVKPHLGDCRFIAPELDADRVIMGYVGTTHHFLEAAMECVNEGGVLHYHETVPENIMFSRPLKRIERAAHPRRVSVLDRHVIKKYSPGVWHVVLDVRVH; this comes from the coding sequence ATGAAATGGGTGAGGATAGGGGACATCATAGTTCTAAACAGGGATGTTGAGGACCCTGAAAGATTCCTTGAAATACCTGGAGTGAGGGGTGTTCTCCTTGTTGAGGAGATAAGTGGACCTATGAGGAAGCCCCGCGTAAGGGTCCTTGCAGGTGAATGCACCGAGACCATACACAGGGAAAACGGCTGCCTTTTCAGGATAGACCCTTCCAGGGTCATGTGGTCAAGGGGTAACATAAATGAGAGGGCCAGAATACCCGGAGTTGTGGAGGACGGTGAAACCGTTGTTGACATGTTCGCAGGCATAGGCTACTTCTCGATACCGGTGGCGGTCCACTCAACCCCAGGGAGGGTCCACTCCATAGAGATAAACCCTGACTCTTTTGAATTCCTTAAATCCAATATAGAACTCAACAGGGTTGAGGGGGTCGTGAAACCACACCTGGGTGACTGCCGTTTCATAGCCCCTGAACTGGACGCTGATCGGGTCATAATGGGTTATGTTGGAACCACCCACCACTTCCTTGAAGCTGCAATGGAATGCGTCAATGAGGGGGGCGTTTTACACTACCATGAAACGGTTCCAGAGAATATAATGTTTTCAAGGCCCCTTAAAAGGATTGAAAGGGCTGCCCATCCGCGAAGGGTATCTGTTCTTGACAGGCATGTTATAAAGAAGTACTCGCCGGGGGTCTGGCATGTTGTCCTTGATGTACGGGTCCACTGA
- the cofG gene encoding 7,8-didemethyl-8-hydroxy-5-deazariboflavin synthase CofG, whose translation MVLGKEEILELLLADGPETLDLMKRVCEPGEVTYSRNVFIPLTRACRNRCGYCTFRSDSPDPPLIPPEDVLMEVRRARDLGCTEALFTFGENAHEFPEVMEKLEELGFSDMVDYAHHLCSSTLDLGLLPHTNMGVLDYRDLRRLRDVNASMGLMLESASPRLMKEDAHRESPGKDPALRIRMIEDAGRLRIPFTTGILIGIGETVEERAKSLLELRRIQDRYGHLQEIIIQNFRAKPGIPMEHQPEPSLLEMVRIVAVAKLLFPDVSIQVPPNLNRETGEIFLLAGADDWGGVSPLSRDYVNPEAPWPEIDELRRLTESAGFTLRERLPVYRKFITPDFLSSQVIETIERLYPEFLV comes from the coding sequence ATGGTTCTTGGAAAGGAAGAGATCCTGGAACTTCTTCTTGCTGATGGCCCTGAAACACTGGACCTCATGAAGCGTGTCTGTGAGCCAGGCGAGGTGACCTACTCAAGGAATGTCTTCATACCCCTCACAAGGGCCTGCCGAAACCGCTGTGGCTACTGCACTTTCAGATCAGACTCCCCTGACCCCCCACTCATCCCCCCTGAGGATGTCCTGATGGAGGTCAGGAGGGCCAGGGATCTTGGGTGCACAGAGGCCCTATTCACCTTCGGCGAGAATGCACATGAATTTCCTGAGGTGATGGAGAAACTCGAAGAACTTGGATTCAGTGATATGGTTGACTACGCCCATCACCTCTGCAGCTCCACACTGGACCTTGGTCTCCTGCCACACACAAATATGGGCGTGCTTGACTACAGGGATCTCAGGAGGCTCAGGGATGTGAACGCGTCCATGGGCCTCATGCTTGAGTCTGCAAGTCCCCGCCTGATGAAAGAAGATGCGCACCGTGAGAGCCCCGGCAAGGATCCTGCCTTGAGAATAAGGATGATAGAGGATGCCGGGAGACTCAGAATACCTTTCACCACAGGGATACTCATAGGTATAGGTGAGACAGTGGAGGAGCGGGCCAAATCACTCCTTGAGCTCAGGCGTATACAGGACAGGTACGGTCACCTGCAGGAGATAATAATCCAGAACTTCCGGGCAAAGCCAGGAATCCCCATGGAGCATCAGCCGGAGCCCTCACTCCTTGAGATGGTGAGGATTGTTGCAGTGGCCAAGCTCCTCTTTCCTGATGTGAGCATACAGGTACCCCCAAACCTCAACAGGGAAACAGGTGAGATCTTCCTGCTTGCGGGTGCAGATGACTGGGGTGGTGTTTCGCCACTGAGCAGGGACTACGTGAACCCGGAGGCCCCCTGGCCAGAGATAGATGAACTCAGAAGGCTCACAGAGTCCGCAGGATTCACTCTGAGGGAGAGGCTACCTGTTTACAGGAAGTTCATCACCCCTGATTTCCTGAGCTCACAGGTCATTGAGACGATAGAAAGGCTTTACCCTGAATTCCTTGTATGA